The following coding sequences lie in one Thermomicrobium sp. 4228-Ro genomic window:
- the cimA gene encoding citramalate synthase, giving the protein MNEHEGRWVAIYDTTLRDGTQGSGVSLTTEDKLKIARALDELGVAYIEGGWPGSNPKDMAFFERARHEQWKHARIVAFGSTRRAGIAVEDDANLRLLLAAETPTVTIVGKASSFQVREILGTTLEENLRMVAESVAYLKRAGREVIFDAEHFFDGYAEDREYALEVLRAACDAGADAVVLCDTNGGTLTDPLVRAVRDAIAAVSCTVGIHTHNDCELAVANSIAAVLAGATHVQGTINGLGERVGNANLCSIIPILEYKLGYRCLPPGQLRKLTETSRYVAEVANLTHDPRLPFVGAFAFTHKAGLHVNAIAKHPSAYEHMPPEVVGNTRHVLVSELSGRSNIIVKARSFGIELSDKPEVVRRVLEQIKELEFQGYWFEDADASLELLIRRNLPDYRPPFEVLDYTVLTEYRNGRGMLAEAMVKLRVGDQVFHTAAEGNGPVNALDRATRKALQEFYPEIAKVELEDYKVRVLDDHHGTGAKVRVWIRSGDAQGSWNTVGSSENIIEASWLALADSLAYPLVTRPEVAARIPQLVPVAP; this is encoded by the coding sequence ATGAACGAGCACGAGGGACGATGGGTGGCGATTTACGACACGACGCTGCGCGACGGGACGCAGGGTTCAGGCGTCTCGCTGACTACCGAGGACAAGCTGAAGATCGCCCGCGCGCTCGACGAGCTGGGCGTTGCCTACATCGAAGGTGGTTGGCCTGGCTCGAACCCGAAGGACATGGCGTTCTTCGAGCGCGCTCGCCACGAGCAGTGGAAGCATGCGCGGATCGTGGCATTCGGGAGCACGCGTCGGGCTGGTATCGCCGTCGAGGACGACGCGAATCTTCGACTGTTGCTCGCTGCCGAAACGCCGACGGTCACGATCGTCGGCAAGGCATCGTCGTTCCAGGTGCGCGAGATCCTCGGGACGACGCTCGAGGAGAATCTCCGCATGGTGGCGGAGTCGGTTGCCTACCTCAAGCGGGCTGGGCGCGAGGTCATCTTCGATGCCGAGCACTTCTTCGATGGGTACGCCGAGGATCGCGAGTACGCGCTTGAGGTGCTCCGAGCCGCCTGCGATGCCGGTGCCGATGCTGTCGTGCTCTGCGATACCAACGGTGGCACACTGACCGATCCCCTGGTACGAGCTGTCCGTGACGCGATCGCTGCGGTTTCCTGCACGGTCGGGATCCACACGCACAACGACTGCGAGCTGGCGGTCGCGAACAGTATCGCGGCAGTACTGGCTGGTGCGACGCATGTCCAGGGAACGATCAATGGGCTCGGTGAGCGAGTCGGGAATGCCAATCTTTGCTCGATCATCCCGATCCTCGAGTACAAGCTCGGCTACCGGTGCCTGCCACCGGGACAGTTGCGCAAGCTGACCGAAACGTCTCGCTACGTGGCCGAGGTCGCGAACCTCACGCACGATCCGCGCCTGCCGTTCGTCGGTGCCTTCGCGTTCACCCACAAGGCAGGACTGCACGTCAACGCGATCGCCAAACATCCGTCAGCCTATGAGCATATGCCTCCGGAAGTCGTCGGGAATACGCGGCACGTGTTGGTGAGCGAGTTGAGTGGCCGCAGCAACATCATCGTCAAGGCGCGGAGCTTCGGGATCGAACTCTCCGACAAGCCGGAGGTGGTGCGGCGCGTCCTGGAGCAGATCAAGGAATTGGAGTTCCAGGGGTACTGGTTCGAAGACGCCGATGCGTCACTCGAGCTCCTGATCCGGCGGAACTTGCCGGACTATCGGCCTCCCTTCGAAGTCCTCGACTACACTGTGCTGACCGAGTACCGCAACGGACGTGGCATGCTCGCCGAAGCGATGGTGAAGCTGCGGGTCGGCGACCAGGTGTTCCACACCGCAGCAGAAGGAAACGGGCCGGTGAATGCGCTCGACCGTGCCACGCGTAAGGCTCTGCAGGAGTTTTACCCGGAGATCGCGAAGGTCGAGCTCGAGGACTACAAGGTGCGCGTGCTGGACGACCACCACGGGACAGGAGCCAAAGTACGCGTCTGGATTCGCTCCGGAGATGCCCAAGGCAGTTGGAACACGGTCGGGTCGTCGGAAAACATCATCGAAGCGTCGTGGCTCGCACTGGCAGATAGCCTCGCCTACCCGCTGGTGACGCGACCTGAGGTCGCGGCGAGGATCCCGCAGCTGGTACCGGTCGCACCGTGA
- a CDS encoding thiamine pyrophosphate-binding protein: MRVHGGEAVVRTLERLGVEVVFGIPGVHTLAIYDALYSSPIRHILARHEQGAGFMADGYARVSGKPGVAIVITGPGVTNIATAVGEAYADSSPLVVIASNVEQDWQGQMLGHLHDCRDQLGIMRVLTKWADRARGVPEVPTLIREAFSQAINGRPRPTHVEVPLDVLRGTGEIDLAHLEQPARIAPQPSSGAVELAVAAIEASERIVIYCGGGAVASGASAELVELAERLGAAVLTTIQGKGAVPEDHPRCLGNLWEAGNPVDRLLRQADLAIVFGSKLGAQDTENGKLPLPERRIRVDIDAGEILRQYPPSLAILADVRAAARALLEALASRGISRSGWSVEELAACKRAALEQAWGAEHAEWLRALRAALPRDGILVNDMTMMAYVGNRHYPVYEPRTYLFPTGYGTLGFALPAAIGAKIARPEAAVVALVGDGGFQFTMQEVATAVQFELGIPIVLFNDASYTAVKDEQARSYGRRFIAVDLVNPDFLRLAEAYRIPAVRATSPDMLTEAVTAALNRSRPTLIEVPIDFPV, translated from the coding sequence ATGCGAGTGCACGGTGGCGAGGCAGTCGTACGCACACTGGAGCGGTTAGGCGTTGAGGTCGTGTTCGGCATCCCAGGCGTGCACACGCTGGCGATTTACGACGCACTGTATTCGTCACCGATCCGGCACATTCTCGCTCGGCACGAGCAGGGTGCTGGTTTCATGGCGGACGGGTATGCGCGGGTATCCGGGAAGCCAGGTGTCGCGATCGTCATCACTGGCCCGGGCGTGACGAACATCGCTACTGCGGTCGGGGAGGCCTACGCGGACTCCTCGCCGCTCGTGGTCATCGCCTCGAACGTCGAGCAGGACTGGCAGGGACAGATGCTCGGACACCTGCACGACTGCCGGGACCAGCTCGGCATCATGCGTGTGCTCACGAAGTGGGCTGATCGCGCCCGCGGCGTCCCGGAGGTGCCGACCCTCATCCGGGAGGCGTTCAGCCAGGCGATCAACGGTCGTCCCCGGCCGACCCATGTCGAAGTCCCGCTCGACGTGCTCCGAGGTACGGGTGAGATCGATCTTGCGCATCTGGAACAACCGGCGCGGATTGCACCGCAACCGAGCTCAGGGGCGGTCGAGCTTGCGGTCGCTGCGATCGAAGCGTCCGAACGCATCGTTATCTACTGCGGGGGCGGGGCGGTGGCGAGCGGCGCGAGTGCTGAACTCGTCGAACTCGCCGAACGTCTGGGCGCGGCAGTGCTCACGACGATCCAGGGGAAGGGGGCCGTGCCGGAGGATCACCCGCGCTGCCTCGGCAATCTCTGGGAGGCTGGAAATCCGGTCGATCGCCTGCTCCGGCAGGCCGATCTGGCCATCGTGTTCGGTTCCAAGCTCGGGGCTCAGGACACCGAGAACGGCAAGCTGCCCTTACCGGAGCGCCGGATCCGCGTCGATATCGACGCGGGCGAGATTTTGCGCCAGTATCCGCCGAGTCTCGCCATCCTCGCTGACGTGCGGGCGGCTGCGCGTGCGTTGCTGGAGGCACTGGCGTCACGCGGCATCTCGCGCTCGGGTTGGTCGGTGGAGGAACTCGCAGCGTGCAAGCGCGCAGCGCTCGAACAGGCGTGGGGCGCCGAGCACGCCGAGTGGCTGCGGGCGCTCCGCGCGGCGCTGCCACGCGACGGGATCCTGGTCAACGACATGACGATGATGGCGTACGTCGGCAACCGGCACTATCCGGTCTACGAACCCCGCACCTATCTCTTCCCGACCGGCTACGGGACACTCGGCTTCGCGCTGCCCGCGGCGATCGGTGCGAAAATCGCGCGCCCGGAGGCGGCCGTAGTCGCACTCGTCGGTGACGGTGGCTTCCAGTTCACCATGCAGGAGGTCGCGACAGCGGTACAGTTCGAGCTCGGTATCCCGATCGTCCTCTTCAACGATGCGAGTTATACGGCTGTGAAGGACGAGCAGGCCCGCTCGTACGGGCGTCGCTTCATCGCGGTCGACCTCGTGAATCCCGATTTCCTGCGTCTGGCCGAGGCGTATCGGATTCCGGCCGTTCGAGCGACATCCCCGGACATGCTCACCGAGGCTGTCACCGCCGCGCTCAACCGATCCCGGCCGACGTTGATCGAGGTGCCGATCGACTTTCCAGTCTGA
- a CDS encoding polysaccharide deacetylase family protein gives MPAPPKPIVLTIDDGYRDFYENAWPILRSYHFHATVFVITGFLDTPRYLTWDMVRELDRSGLVEIGGHTVHHVDLTQASAESLVQELTDCQRALSEALGHPVVSFAYPAGKFDSRVEAATAHAGYRIAVTTQPGWAKADDDWLALPRVRVRGEMSLEEFAALLTGSR, from the coding sequence ATGCCAGCGCCTCCCAAGCCGATCGTGCTCACCATCGATGATGGCTACCGCGATTTTTACGAGAACGCCTGGCCGATCTTACGCTCCTATCACTTCCACGCGACCGTGTTCGTCATTACCGGTTTCCTCGATACGCCGCGTTACCTCACCTGGGACATGGTGCGGGAGCTGGATCGTTCTGGCCTCGTCGAGATCGGAGGCCACACCGTGCACCATGTCGATCTCACCCAGGCTTCCGCCGAGAGCCTTGTGCAGGAATTGACTGACTGCCAGCGTGCGCTCAGCGAAGCACTCGGCCATCCGGTGGTATCATTCGCCTATCCGGCGGGCAAATTCGACAGTCGGGTCGAGGCAGCTACGGCACACGCCGGCTACCGCATCGCGGTGACGACGCAGCCCGGATGGGCAAAGGCCGATGACGATTGGCTCGCACTGCCGAGAGTACGCGTTCGGGGCGAGATGAGCCTCGAGGAGTTCGCTGCGCTGCTCACCGGTTCGCGCTGA
- a CDS encoding MBL fold metallo-hydrolase, with product MSPSTVWRVASGTEQGVWMSFDVTWYAQSAFRIDVDGLRIYHDPFRIPDGEPSADVILISHEHFDHCSPTDVAKIRDPERTLLIVNPTAAQGEGLLPPVHVIRPGQEIAHGPLQVRAVPAYNLNKFRSPGVPFHPREREHVGYICRVGSVTWYFAGDTDAIPEMAEFGPVDYAFLPVSGTYVMTAEEAAEAVRMLKPRVVIPMHYGAIVGSVEDARRLAALVQGVAEVRICEPRGAGA from the coding sequence ATGAGTCCGTCGACCGTGTGGCGCGTGGCCAGTGGTACCGAACAGGGGGTATGGATGTCTTTCGACGTGACGTGGTACGCACAGTCTGCGTTCCGTATCGACGTCGACGGGTTGCGGATCTATCACGACCCGTTTCGGATTCCGGACGGTGAGCCGAGTGCGGATGTCATTCTGATCAGTCACGAGCACTTCGATCACTGCTCTCCCACCGACGTCGCGAAGATACGCGATCCTGAGCGGACGCTCCTCATCGTCAATCCGACAGCCGCACAAGGCGAAGGGCTTCTTCCACCAGTACATGTGATACGGCCTGGTCAGGAGATTGCGCACGGGCCACTCCAGGTGCGAGCTGTGCCAGCATATAACCTCAACAAGTTCCGCAGTCCTGGTGTTCCGTTCCATCCGCGCGAGCGCGAGCATGTGGGGTATATCTGCCGAGTCGGCTCGGTGACCTGGTACTTCGCTGGCGATACCGACGCGATTCCGGAGATGGCCGAATTCGGTCCGGTCGATTATGCGTTTCTCCCGGTCAGCGGCACGTACGTTATGACCGCTGAGGAAGCTGCAGAAGCGGTGCGGATGCTGAAGCCGCGTGTGGTGATCCCGATGCATTACGGGGCGATCGTCGGCTCTGTCGAGGATGCCAGACGGCTCGCCGCGCTCGTACAGGGGGTCGCGGAAGTCAGGATCTGCGAACCACGCGGAGCCGGTGCCTGA
- a CDS encoding SWIM zinc finger family protein has protein sequence MNSSLISKIEKARRYAAEPDRAHIESLHIRFRGDHDVYDVRFEQGTWFCTCHSFEALGLGTCSHIMAVERLLGLLAPRPAEPAEPVL, from the coding sequence ATGAACTCGAGCCTGATCAGCAAGATCGAAAAGGCTCGACGGTACGCTGCTGAACCGGATCGGGCTCATATCGAGTCCCTGCATATCCGGTTCCGTGGCGATCACGATGTCTACGACGTGCGTTTCGAGCAGGGAACGTGGTTCTGCACCTGCCACTCGTTCGAAGCGCTCGGGCTCGGTACATGCAGCCATATCATGGCGGTCGAACGCTTGCTCGGCCTTCTCGCTCCGCGTCCAGCTGAACCCGCTGAGCCTGTCCTGTAA
- the mobA gene encoding molybdenum cofactor guanylyltransferase, which translates to MQASIALLAGGQSRRMGRDKALLDFLGEPLLARMIRRVRPLTDDLFIVASDRPEYEQFGVPVVPDRFPGCGPLGGIDTALHAARHDYCLVLSCDLPFVNPRLLAALLAIPRDYDVLVPVRSIRTDQGGDETFETLHAVYAKTCIPAIERCLAESRYKIVSFFSSVRVQRVEEAFVRWYDPDLLSFLNANTPEAYAQALALARRVLDRGGGDVP; encoded by the coding sequence ATGCAGGCGAGTATCGCTCTCCTCGCTGGCGGACAAAGTCGACGCATGGGGCGCGATAAGGCGCTCCTCGACTTTCTGGGAGAGCCGCTGCTCGCACGCATGATCCGTCGCGTGCGCCCGTTGACCGACGATCTGTTCATCGTCGCGTCCGATCGGCCGGAGTACGAGCAGTTCGGAGTGCCGGTGGTACCGGATCGCTTTCCTGGCTGTGGCCCTCTCGGTGGCATCGATACGGCCTTGCACGCCGCGCGCCACGACTACTGTCTCGTGCTCTCCTGCGACCTTCCCTTCGTCAATCCTCGCTTGCTCGCCGCACTGCTGGCCATCCCACGCGACTATGATGTCCTCGTCCCCGTTCGGTCGATCCGCACCGACCAGGGCGGAGACGAGACCTTCGAGACCTTGCATGCCGTCTACGCCAAGACCTGCATACCGGCGATCGAGCGATGCCTCGCCGAGAGCCGCTACAAGATCGTCAGCTTCTTCTCGTCCGTTCGGGTACAGCGCGTCGAAGAAGCGTTCGTGCGGTGGTACGACCCTGATCTCCTTTCGTTCCTGAACGCGAATACGCCCGAGGCTTATGCGCAGGCACTCGCGTTGGCGCGTCGCGTACTGGATCGTGGAGGCGGAGACGTGCCATGA
- a CDS encoding gamma-glutamyltransferase family protein, whose product MRSRIVPVFAERAGRPVVMGRRWAIASGHPVATWAGARMLERGGRAIDAALAIAAALNVVEPHMSGLGGDLAALVIDSRTGQAWAIDGIGLVPLEATPERFRDGIPEHGPLTVAVPAAARAWELLYTRWGTLPLREILAPAIELAADGFPVSHNLSAYLAAYTDRLTTDEWAARTFVPAGRPPQPGDILRQPHLARTFEILATAGFAELYRGRLAEQLVRSLRQAGGVLSTESLALAEAKPEPPLQLGYREWTVWAPPSSIGAQELLLTLALLDRFPVAGWKPLSAELLHVMIEATKLAEVERERWTANSHAPTPLPAEALDPAHAQALARTIDLRRSTPRHAAERRERTATTAFVVVDSTRLAIVGTASLHEPFGSGFVAGDTGILLNNALVSRTLDPQAPYRLAPGSRVRHALSPIAVTGNRTLIGIGSSGGDAQPHVLVHVLTHLLEFGFSAQEAVELPRWRFRRSGRAAVSSRGADGLVEVEGRLPNATIEGLQARGHRVERLPRWGPIGSCQLVLRRGDRDIALEAAADPRSDAYALAW is encoded by the coding sequence ATGAGGAGTCGCATCGTACCGGTTTTCGCCGAGCGAGCCGGAAGGCCGGTCGTGATGGGTCGCCGCTGGGCGATCGCCAGTGGCCATCCTGTCGCCACCTGGGCAGGCGCACGCATGCTGGAACGAGGTGGTAGGGCCATCGATGCGGCTCTCGCGATCGCTGCTGCGCTGAATGTCGTCGAACCGCACATGTCCGGCCTGGGTGGCGATCTCGCCGCATTGGTCATCGACTCCCGCACGGGTCAAGCATGGGCGATCGACGGGATCGGCCTGGTTCCGCTCGAAGCCACCCCGGAACGCTTTCGCGACGGTATCCCCGAGCATGGGCCACTGACCGTGGCGGTACCGGCTGCCGCCCGAGCCTGGGAACTCCTCTATACCCGCTGGGGCACACTCCCCCTTCGCGAGATACTCGCGCCGGCGATCGAACTCGCCGCTGACGGCTTCCCGGTGAGTCACAACCTGTCCGCCTACCTCGCTGCGTATACCGATCGCTTGACGACAGACGAGTGGGCGGCACGCACGTTCGTTCCCGCGGGCCGTCCGCCTCAACCCGGTGACATCCTCCGGCAGCCGCACTTGGCGCGGACGTTCGAAATCCTCGCGACGGCCGGGTTCGCCGAACTGTATCGCGGTCGATTGGCCGAGCAACTGGTCCGCTCCCTGCGACAAGCGGGTGGTGTCCTTTCCACCGAGAGCCTCGCGCTGGCAGAAGCGAAACCGGAGCCACCGCTCCAGCTCGGATATCGGGAGTGGACCGTGTGGGCACCACCATCGAGCATTGGAGCGCAGGAACTGCTTCTCACGCTCGCTCTGCTCGATCGCTTTCCCGTCGCGGGCTGGAAGCCGCTCTCGGCTGAACTCCTGCACGTCATGATCGAAGCCACGAAGCTCGCCGAAGTCGAACGCGAACGCTGGACGGCGAACTCGCACGCGCCCACCCCGCTCCCGGCCGAGGCGCTCGATCCTGCTCACGCGCAGGCGCTCGCCAGAACGATCGATCTGCGCCGAAGCACGCCACGCCACGCCGCGGAACGACGCGAGCGAACCGCGACGACCGCATTCGTGGTCGTCGACAGCACGCGACTCGCGATCGTCGGAACGGCGAGTCTACATGAGCCATTCGGTTCCGGCTTCGTCGCCGGCGACACCGGGATCCTGCTCAATAACGCCCTGGTCTCTCGTACCCTCGACCCGCAGGCACCGTATCGTCTCGCTCCTGGGAGCCGTGTCCGCCACGCGCTGAGCCCTATCGCGGTGACAGGCAACCGGACGCTGATCGGCATCGGTTCGTCGGGTGGCGATGCACAACCGCACGTTCTCGTCCACGTCCTCACCCATCTGCTCGAATTCGGCTTCTCGGCGCAGGAAGCCGTCGAACTCCCCCGCTGGCGCTTCCGCCGCTCCGGCCGAGCAGCGGTTTCGTCCCGGGGTGCCGACGGGCTCGTCGAGGTCGAAGGTCGCCTACCGAATGCGACGATCGAAGGGCTCCAGGCACGCGGGCATCGGGTGGAACGGCTTCCGCGCTGGGGGCCGATCGGCTCCTGCCAACTGGTGCTCCGCCGCGGAGATCGGGACATCGCGCTCGAAGCGGCAGCCGACCCGCGGAGCGATGCCTATGCACTCGCCTGGTGA
- a CDS encoding SAM hydrolase/SAM-dependent halogenase family protein, with translation MEQEWRATGIVTFLSDYGIQDSYVAQVKGVMLARHPGLTIVDISHLIPAQDILEGAFQLATCWRVYPSGTVHLAVVDPGVGTSRRPVAVLADAHLFVLPDNGLVTFVLEEARSVQAWSLDRSEFFRHPVSATFHGRDIFGPVAAALASGTSPERVGSPVDPATLARLLLPALEVAADGVRGPIVSIDHFGNARTLIRPEHLPAPPERLTVTCGSLHIQGISRTFGDVEPGQPVAYFGSHGGLELAVRNGNAAQQWHLVRGMLVEVRRVRR, from the coding sequence ATGGAACAGGAATGGCGAGCGACCGGGATCGTCACGTTCCTGAGTGACTACGGCATCCAGGATAGTTATGTCGCTCAAGTCAAAGGGGTCATGCTCGCTCGCCATCCAGGCCTGACGATCGTCGACATCAGTCACCTGATTCCGGCACAGGACATCCTCGAGGGGGCCTTCCAGCTCGCGACGTGCTGGCGTGTCTACCCATCGGGAACGGTGCACCTCGCCGTGGTCGATCCGGGAGTCGGTACCAGCCGGCGGCCGGTCGCTGTGCTCGCCGACGCGCACCTCTTCGTGCTCCCGGATAACGGGTTGGTGACCTTCGTGCTCGAAGAGGCACGTTCCGTGCAGGCGTGGTCACTCGATCGGAGCGAGTTCTTCCGGCACCCCGTCTCCGCGACCTTCCATGGCCGGGACATCTTCGGACCGGTCGCTGCAGCCCTCGCCTCCGGCACGTCTCCCGAGCGTGTCGGGTCCCCCGTCGATCCCGCGACGCTCGCACGCTTGCTTCTACCCGCCCTCGAGGTCGCAGCTGACGGTGTGCGCGGTCCGATCGTGTCGATCGACCATTTCGGCAATGCCCGAACGCTCATTCGACCCGAGCACCTACCGGCACCACCCGAGCGCCTGACCGTAACCTGTGGTTCGCTCCACATCCAGGGCATCTCCCGGACGTTCGGCGATGTGGAACCGGGGCAGCCGGTTGCCTACTTCGGCAGTCACGGTGGACTCGAACTCGCTGTCCGCAACGGGAATGCAGCACAACAGTGGCATCTCGTACGTGGGATGCTCGTCGAAGTTCGACGGGTCAGGCGGTGA
- a CDS encoding tetratricopeptide repeat protein → MSALANQGGHERRLLRRLTQAAKQAAFQGNWQRAVELNQKITELAPRDVAAWNRLGHAYAELGRVADARAAYQRALEIEPGNPIAQRNVARLEWLVSQTPDGVIPMPSSRPAPRHDVFMEEMGRTYVTDLLRPAPPVVLARLFPGQEVFLDMQDSAVFVVDADGTRLGQLEGRIARRLIDLVRQGNVYRAYVVQLTGDTLRVILREVFRAPHLIDTPSFPPQPKIAPPRPYLPETFGREEVLEEEEELLEEAEMLEAEEVEAETVEEEESVAEELLSTVDEESLISDFDLDESLET, encoded by the coding sequence ATGTCAGCATTGGCGAACCAGGGCGGTCATGAACGTCGGCTCTTGCGACGTCTGACGCAAGCAGCCAAGCAGGCTGCTTTCCAGGGAAACTGGCAGCGGGCCGTCGAACTCAACCAAAAGATTACCGAGTTGGCGCCGCGCGATGTGGCAGCGTGGAACCGGCTGGGGCATGCCTACGCTGAACTCGGGCGGGTGGCGGATGCGCGCGCTGCTTACCAGCGTGCACTGGAGATCGAGCCGGGCAATCCGATCGCCCAGCGGAACGTCGCACGGCTCGAGTGGCTCGTGAGCCAGACGCCCGACGGCGTCATTCCGATGCCGAGCAGCCGTCCAGCACCGCGACACGATGTCTTCATGGAAGAGATGGGGCGAACGTACGTGACCGATTTGCTCCGTCCTGCACCGCCGGTCGTTTTGGCTCGCCTCTTCCCAGGTCAAGAGGTTTTTCTCGACATGCAGGACAGTGCCGTGTTCGTTGTCGATGCGGACGGCACACGGCTCGGCCAGCTGGAGGGGCGAATCGCTCGCCGACTCATCGATCTCGTCCGGCAAGGCAATGTCTATCGTGCCTATGTGGTGCAGTTGACCGGTGATACGCTGCGCGTGATCCTTCGGGAGGTATTCCGCGCACCGCATCTCATCGACACACCCTCCTTCCCGCCGCAGCCGAAGATCGCTCCGCCTCGCCCGTACCTGCCGGAGACGTTCGGCCGCGAGGAGGTGCTGGAGGAGGAAGAGGAACTGCTGGAAGAGGCCGAAATGCTCGAAGCAGAAGAGGTCGAGGCGGAGACTGTCGAGGAGGAAGAGTCGGTCGCGGAGGAGTTGCTCAGTACGGTGGACGAGGAGTCGCTCATTTCCGACTTCGATCTCGACGAGTCACTGGAAACGTGA
- the miaB gene encoding tRNA (N6-isopentenyl adenosine(37)-C2)-methylthiotransferase MiaB has translation MQLVQLQPRQAQVTAEIPGVKRFHIWTIGCQMNEAESAKAAALLRQAGYLPAVREWDADVVIVNTCVVRQQAEDKALGYIGALARLKRRKPHVRIAVTGCLVAGQERRLAERYPWVDLWYGPSEFERLVEIVPELAEVDVDLVELPHYYEGQSDPDVTAFVPVIYGCNFVCSYCIVPYRRGRERSRPVEQVVAEVERLAARGVREVTLLGQTVNAYGHDLPGQPDLADLLARVHEVPGIERIRFLTSHPKYFSDKLIQAIADLPKVCEHVNLPVQAGDDEVLRRMRRNYTVDEYRERIARIRELIPDVTLSTDIIVGFPGETEAQFLNTYRLLEEIRFDKVHVAMYSPRPGTLSARWVDDVPREEKRRRHRAIEALQERIARERNARYLGQTVEILVDGMARGRWRGRTRGNTLVFFEAPGNWKGRFVQVRITQTSPWYLLGEPVAVEESVAAGATR, from the coding sequence ATGCAGCTCGTACAATTGCAACCTCGACAGGCCCAGGTAACCGCGGAGATCCCCGGAGTCAAGCGTTTTCACATTTGGACGATCGGCTGCCAGATGAACGAGGCCGAGTCGGCAAAAGCGGCAGCGCTCTTGCGTCAGGCCGGCTATCTGCCAGCTGTGCGTGAGTGGGATGCCGATGTCGTCATCGTCAATACCTGTGTCGTTCGTCAGCAGGCCGAGGACAAGGCGCTCGGCTATATCGGTGCGCTGGCGAGGCTCAAGCGGCGCAAGCCGCATGTCCGCATCGCGGTGACCGGGTGTCTCGTCGCTGGTCAGGAGCGGCGTCTCGCCGAGCGGTACCCGTGGGTCGATCTGTGGTACGGGCCGTCCGAGTTCGAGCGGCTCGTCGAGATCGTGCCGGAACTGGCCGAGGTCGATGTCGACCTCGTCGAGTTGCCCCACTACTACGAAGGACAGTCCGATCCGGATGTGACGGCCTTCGTGCCGGTGATCTATGGCTGCAATTTCGTTTGCTCCTATTGCATCGTTCCGTACCGGCGCGGGCGCGAGCGCAGTCGCCCCGTCGAACAGGTGGTCGCGGAAGTGGAGCGGCTGGCTGCGCGTGGAGTCCGCGAAGTGACGCTGCTCGGGCAAACAGTGAACGCGTATGGTCACGACTTGCCTGGGCAGCCGGATCTCGCGGATTTGCTCGCACGCGTGCATGAGGTTCCCGGCATCGAGCGGATCCGCTTCCTCACCTCGCATCCGAAGTACTTCAGCGACAAACTGATTCAGGCGATCGCCGATCTCCCGAAGGTGTGCGAGCACGTCAACCTCCCGGTGCAGGCCGGTGACGACGAGGTGCTGCGTCGAATGCGGCGGAATTACACGGTCGACGAGTACCGTGAGCGGATCGCACGCATCCGCGAGTTGATCCCGGACGTGACGCTCTCGACCGACATCATTGTGGGCTTTCCGGGCGAGACGGAAGCGCAGTTCCTGAACACCTATCGCCTGTTGGAAGAGATCCGGTTCGACAAGGTGCATGTCGCGATGTACTCCCCGCGGCCGGGAACCTTGTCGGCTCGCTGGGTCGACGATGTGCCACGCGAGGAAAAGCGGCGGCGCCATCGGGCGATCGAAGCCTTGCAAGAACGGATCGCCCGGGAGCGCAACGCTCGTTACCTGGGACAGACGGTCGAGATTCTGGTCGACGGGATGGCGCGTGGTCGCTGGCGTGGCCGGACGCGCGGGAACACGCTCGTCTTCTTCGAGGCTCCTGGCAACTGGAAGGGTCGCTTCGTTCAGGTGCGGATTACGCAGACGAGTCCGTGGTACCTGCTCGGTGAACCAGTCGCGGTCGAAGAATCAGTCGCTGCTGGCGCAACGCGATAA